CTGATACCAAGATGAAGGGTGGATATTGATCCACGTGGCTGGAAGATCCCGTTAGCATCTTTAGAGGATATTCCTTACTTCAGATCGCATGGTTCGTGTAAGTCCTCCAGATCCGAAGATTGACATTGATGCGCTTGTAAGAGATGTTTTCTAGGAATACTCCCTAAAGTATCAGATGCCCTCTCCTTCAGTTTGTGACCGAGCTCTTTAGAGCTCGATGTTTGCTTGAAACACGTATTTTGGCTAGCTGGTTTGATAGGACCTTTGAATGGATAAACATCGTCGTTCTTGTTGTTGGGTAATTGATGATGCACGTGAAACTATGCTCTGTTTTTATAGTGAGGTAGCTAAATACGGGAACTTGTGCCTTTCCCATATGCACACGCAAAGTGTCGATCGAAATTATCTCTCTCCCTTTTAGATTGGTGAAGACTCTTTGGGCCTAGAACCTCATCAGTAGCCTCATTTAATGATGGACATTATAGCGTCATAATCGTTTCCAATAGCTAAGGATGCCTATAAGTAACATGCTTTTATCCACTTCTTTTCATTTACCTGTGGTATTTCTCTCCCAAACCCCTATTGTAATTTGCTTATCTTCTCCGGCGACCTTATCTTCGTTTGATCAAGTAAGTGCATCAACATTTCtcctttttctttattttttttcctattatggctccaaaaaaaaactaatcTCTTTAACAATCCCAGTACCAGCAAACCCAAAAAACCTTGTGTTCAAAAACCTAAAAACTCTAAGCAAGTTTCCTTTATGGATGTCTTTCCTTGAATAAACTCACATGTAAATACTTTGAGTTTGGTCATCTAGAGGTGGTTCTACTCAGTGAAGACTAGATTATTACCAGTGCTTCAGAAGGTCATCTAGGCTTCTACAAGATATTTCTGGAGCAAGGGGTTAGGCTTCCTTTTCTTGTGAATGTTTTGAACGATTTTAATCTTTACGTGCCCAAATCTCACCAAATGGTTGGCTTGACCTTCTCTCTATAGTTAAGTTTGTGATGACCAAAAGGTAGTTATGGATGGGCCACTTATTCGAAACATATGGACCCCTGCCATTACTGATGATGTAGTGTGGTTTCACAAGACTCCTTCAGAAAGGAAACCCTTTATTACAAATAAATCCTCAAATGTAAAAAAACTTTAAGCCTTGTTGCTTCTAGATCTGTGACATTCAAGATAAGGATGGAAAACCTCGTGAAAGAGCCCTGTATCCTCTTTCAGACATTATAGAACCCAAAATTTGTTAAGAAGGAGTCGTAGGTACTGTTAAGGGACCTTATGGTTGATGAAGAAATGACTCAGGATTACTTGACTATATATTGTCTAGCTATTTTTCACTCGACAATATTATCTGGAACACATGTGGGAGGACATTCCCTTCTTTCTTAGGGATAAAGGGGGAATGTGTACTTTGAGGGGGAAGCTGCATATGATGAATTTCTTGAAGGTATCTTTCTGTTTTTACCTCATCCGTTTTTTTATTCCACTTCCTGTTTATGTAGATGCTAACATGTCTTCTATGGGAGAAATCATGATAGCTCGACATGTTGTAAAGAAGGCTACTTCCTTAGGTCGATGACCCCGAGCGCTTTTATATCCTCAATAACGGTTAGAGGTATGGCTTCAATTTCTTCTTGTCGCCAAAGTCTTTCCCTTCTTCCCACAAGCTTGATTCTCCTCTATCCATAATTCTTTTTTCACTGATTGTACCGAATGGGGTTTGCACTAATGCCCCAACTCTAATTGACAATAACCGACCGTGCTAGTGCAAACTAGCGTATAAGGGCCACTGATTGAAAAGGAACTAAAAGTACCTTCTAAAAATGTTAGTGGTTCCCCTAAACATGCCCAGggtaaaagaaataaaaggtTGTGACCTCAACGGCCACTAAGATGGGGACCGAAGTGGTTCCTAATGTGGTGCATATAACTTTCACCCTGGAGTCTCTCACTGTGGTTCTTGCGACTTAAAAGGGAATAAAAGCATCTATTACTCAAAAAAAGTTCCATGATGCATGTGCCTCCTACCCAAAAGGCAAAAATATGGGCAGTGATTTCTGCTCAGAATCCTCTGACTCGGAATCCTCTAACTCAGCCTTCCGAACTCAGAACTATGAGAGATAAGAAGGCTTCAGCCATTCTTCCTTGTTGGCCTGATGTGATCCTTGAACCAATGACCCTCGATCCGCAGGAGCTGGCTATGTTTAATAAGTGCAATACTATAGTTTAGGTCCTTCACACCTTTCCTCTTTTTCATTTTGTTATATTGTGTGGAAGTCACTGATGCCTTTATTATGGCAGCTCTGAATGATAAAGTACCTCGAAGGACCACGCATTGAGTATCATGTCATCGCTTATAACCTTTCCTAGATGACTCGCGTTCCTGCAGAAAGGGAATTATATAATCAATAGTCTAAGGCCGTTGTCGACCTTTCTCACAATCGGTTTGCTCAAGTATAACTCTTTTCCTAACTTTTTGTCTCATTTTTCCTTTAGTTTATCGTTCATTTCACATTCTAAGGTCACCCTGAGGCTGGAAACTTCCACAAAGAGGATAGCTCGGCTGGAGTAAAAGCTTCGAGTAACATCTAGCAAAAATAATATGCTTCTCAGCAGATCCATCCTTACTAAAATCATCTCCCTCCTCAACCTGTCGCCTCTTGTTTTCCCCTCCTCTAGTCCTTAACAGTCCAAACCTGTTACTCATTATCTATGATCTCATTCTCCTTGATAGCCTCTTAGACCTCGGACTCCAAATTTATATGCACTTTGGCCTTCTTTGCTTTTCGATTTGTGAACTGATTAGTCGTCCCGCCAATTTTCAGGACCACCCCTCCCTCCACTTCCTCATTTCCTCCCCCCACAGCCAAAAGACTCCTCAAATTCTTGCTTGACCGCTTGCTCTACCGACCCAATTAACTTCTCCTCTATCCTTGGTAGAAGTAGATACTCTGTTAATGTACTATGTCGCCTCATCTCTTTAGAAAATGGACCGAACTTGGGAAGTCTGGTCGGCACCATGTTGAACGCTTTACCCGAAGGTACCAGGTTGAACCAAACTCCACATTGTCAAAATCTAGAGAATAGTATCTTAAACTAATATCCACTATAAAAGAAAACACAACATAAAAGTTAGTACTCAACACAACATATTTCATTAGATCACATATACAGTCGAGGAAAGCCAACTTTCCAGCAGCTCACCGTAGCGGGGTGTAGTCACCATAATCGATTCTAGATCTGTTAAATCTATAGTAGTGAAGTGTCCAGCCTTCATCCACTTCTCAAAACTCTCCGCCTTCCATCCCCCTAGATGGGCCAACCGCCATTAATTTCAGATCGGCTAGCCAGTAATCATGAAGTTTTTGATGAGGATCATCACATCCTTTTTCAATGTTAGAGCAATCCCTTCAAAAAAAGGAAACCACCTTCAACTCATTCATCATTATAAGCCTCTCCGGCAACTAGGTTTTAAGGTCGGTCTCCAACTAATTCCAGTTTACCGTATGTTGAAACTCTAGGTTCGTGAAAGAGTTTAAAAAACGATGTGTCCATTCTTGTAGTTTTTTCGATAAACCCCCAATAACATTGAACTTGGAATATATGAAGGCCATGTCTTGAGACTTGTCTCTCTTGGAAGGTTTGAAGAATTTTCATAACACTAGGACGATTGCCTTCAAACCTGCTTCCCGATAAAGAGAGCAGAAAcccaccatcatcctcaacctgTTCAAATGGATATGTTAGGGGAATATGTTGAATTCCCTTAAAACTTCAACGAAGAAAGGAAGCAATGGCAGACGCATCGCAGCCTGAACGTGCTCCTCATAGGTGATCCATTCATTATACTTCACCAAATCATTGGCCCTGGAAGCCCGAGGAAGAGCGCAAGGTTCATATGGCCTCCTAATGCTGTATACCATGGAGAGAACCCCTAAATCCTTTCAAATGATAATTCCACATACATCTTCCAACATCTTGGGAATCGGGAACTCTCCCCCTATCCACTAGATCGAACCTAGATCCATCCGAACCGGGCACCCTAGGCTCCCGAGGCCAAACTTTCCTCCACATGTCCTCGTACAGACTCAACATCGTCTGACCAAGTTCAATTACATTTTTTTGGGATGATCACTTCAACTTTCACCTTTTTACCGTTCATCAATTGGTGGTCGTGGTAGGAAAGGCATCTTTTTACCACTCGTGGTTTTTTCAATCATGGTTTCCCTACCACCTATTTCCTTTTCATCCATTCCCCCGGCTGGTCACCCTCCGATGCAACCTCTTTCCTCTTTCTCTATCTCACCTGACATGTGTCTATACAAGTCGAATCCTTGAGGAGGACTCCTAAAAATCCTAGTTTCTTCCCACTTGCTTCACCAAACATACTCACCAAGCCAACAAACCTCAAAAGCAGGCGTAAAAAAAGACCAAATTTTTTAAGAACATAGTAATTAAGAAGGGACTGACCGCACTCTCCTCGCAGTCATCGGCTCGAAGTAAAGAACGATGATGACACTTCGAACTGACAACCCCTTTTTACTAAGAACGACAATCTGATCTCCTTACTAAGCACCACTCTTTCTTCTTAATCTAAGAAGAAATTCAAAATAGGCAAAAATTTGTTGCCAGACAAATTCTCCCCCTTTCATAGAGAAAAGGGCGAGAAGGTAAGAGTCATACCAATTATTCCCATTTACACCAAACTTGACCAACATGTCACTCTGATACAACAATTATTTTTGCCTCTTAATGGTGCATGCATTTTCCAAACACGCCTCATCACTAGGTAACCATGGCCTTTAAGGTTCAAAATGACACGTGGTACTCACACAAGTTACTCATAATCGGGCACAACACTGGTTGCACCCCCATTAACAACGTCAGCCACTACACtatgctctctctctctctctctccagaATTCACTTCAAATGGTTCAGTCACCACATGTTAGGGGGGAGTAATTGATGAAAAATATGGATCTATGGACCAAGTCAGCCCATTTCAACCATCTTCGCCCGTCCAAAGAGCCAACCCAGTAGGAAACAAGCCCATTTGGCCATATCCCAATGGTACTATGGACATTAAACCATATGTTCAACTCCTATAAATAGTAAGACTTCATTTATGGTAAGGGATCTTGaactctctctctttctcttacTCTTAATGGTCATTAGTCTTTTACTATCTCTGTTTGGTACTAACTATACTGTCGGATTGCTTTCAGGTGACCGATCCCAGCATAATAGGAGATCAATAGAAGAACAGTTAACATAAATCCCATATCTCCATTATAATctaaacattaaaattaaaattgatgaaACAACgaatagttaattaatttaaatgtatACTATTTTAGTTAAACATATATTAGCTCAATGTTAAGTTATTAACTTTTTTAACTTAACATTTaacaaattaatattaaatactaagaaaTATTAAAGTAATTTAtggtaaaaaaaacttattattttatataaaattctaTCATTGGGCTATCACAAGTGTGAAGTAGGCCTCCAGACTATTCTTGAGGATGACCGACTAGACCGGTCAACCAAAAAATAGGAGTtacttaatttttcttttttttctccgAACTATGCCTTCCGtgtaacaaaaaaacaaaacttaGAAAGTTTATATCgtacttttttttatgattttatatcgtACTTTTGGATACAAAGAGCCTACTAGTGTTAATACATAAATCCATATCAAACCTGGACCGGACCGGTTCGACCAGGAACCGGTAGGCAGTCCGGTCTGCGCTTGTCTGGATTGATGAACCCTCTAAAATTCGATGTGAACCGGCAGTGCACCGGTTTGACCGGTGGTTAAATCGGAAACCGGCCAACCCGGTTCACACCGGTTGTTACTTTAAAgataaattaaggaaaaaaaattaatagaaagaaaggaaaatacaatttaaggaaaaaaaaatttaatggaaagaaaaaggaaaaaaaaatttaatggaaagaaaaagaaaaataaaatttaaggaaaaaaattttaatggaaagaaaggaaaatacaatttaaggaaaaaaaaggaaaaaaaaaattaaggaaaaaaaatttaatgaaaagaaaaagaaaaataaaatttaaggaaaaaaattttaatggaaagaaatgaaaatacaatttaaggaaaaaaattaaTGGAAAGTTTAAAAAAGAAAACGAGATAAAATCTAGCAAAAGGAGACCAGACTTCACTTGTctattttgagtttataatatatcgtTAAAAAGACCGTATTTCATAGAATACGTttacatatttcaagttattctaaattctatttatccgttatatatttaagtctcaagttgataaaaaataacaaaccaaatgttgtttataatttgttttggatatatataatttataaaaataattttaaaataattatatatatttaatatatataaatatttaaattaattatatatatttaatatatatagataattttaaattaatttgttttggttttttgtttttttctttcctttgcctaaatataaatatatatatatatatatatatatatatatatatatatatatgagagggctcttgtgagaacccttttttaggtgagaacacttttttatggtgagaacactcaaaactacgttgttttgagtataaaaattaaaaaaaaacgttgCTTCTCATGGGGTCCGAACCCTAAACCCTTCAATTACACTCCACACTACTTACCACTAAGGCAATTACTTTACTTGTATATTATGTTGCGCTctgcttaatataccactgccattttagcttctattgtttaatatttgatgcatatacttattaatatcgattaaatttgcataataatgtattattaataggaaaaaatgtgcataataatgaattattaataaaaaaaatttaagaacatgctctaatttcttatttatttaattcctctatatttttgtaatttatgttttaaaatgttaaggacgatattttaaatattgttacatatgttctaacctttataatttgtgttctaaaaattaagtataatgttttaaaaaaaccaGTAAATAtgtggaccatttttgcatttgttctatgatataatttataactcatattctaaataatataacatatattctaaaaaacataatgtatgttttaaagtttatagtttgtgttctaaaattaagtataatgttctaaaaaaatcagtaaatatctggatcgttttttcatttgttccaaaaatataatttataactcatgttcgaaaaaacataacacatgttctaaaaaatataacatatgttctaaaaaacataacgtatgttctaaattttatagtttgtgttccaaaaattaagtataatgttctaaaaaaatcagtagatatctggatcgttttttcatttgttccaaaaatataatttatgactcatgttcgaaaaaacataacacatgttctaaaaaacataacgtatgttctaaaaaacttaacgtatgttctaaagtttatagtttgtgttccaaaaattaagtataatattctaaaaaaataagtagatatctggatcgttttttcatttgttccaaaaatataatttataactcatgttcgaaaaatcATAACACATATTCtgaaaaacataacgtatgttctaaaaaatatgtcgtacattctaaacttcatagttcgtattttaaaaattaaaatatatgttgtttcaaaaaaaattaaaatatatgttctaacgtatgttttaaaaatatattttcttatataacataaattacaaaaatataaaagaattaaataaataaaaaattggagcatgttcttggattttttctattaataatttattattatgcacatttcttttttttctatgaataattcattattatgcatatttaatcgatattaataagtgcatgcatcaaatattaaacaatacaaACTACAAGGAcaatggtatattaagcagaGCGCAGCATAATACATAAGCAAAGTAAATGGCTTAGTGGTAAGCAGTGTTGAGTGTAATTGAATAGTTTAGGGTTCAAGCCCCATGAGAAAcagtgttttttttaattttttatactcaaaacgacgtagttttgagtgttctcaccataaggaagtgtcctcacctaagaggaggttctcacttgatccctcctatatatatatatatatatatatttatttatttattacgtcatccggttcgatcaatccaaaccatccggtccgaccaagtgacctGTGATCCAGTCACCAATCCGGTTTGATACCCGGTCCGGTTTTGATAACATTGtgaattaatcaattatttatcCTAGGATTTCCTGATTACAtaattggacaaaaaaaccCCTTATGTAGATAGTGGGTGATGCTTGAATTTTCAAGATAGAACGTCTGTGTATAGACGTTTGTGGGCTTTCAGGGCTATCATGGCCCATTAGGCTTTGTGGGCTTCTGTGTATATACATTGTTATAAGGAAATCCATTGAATGCCAATGTCATGCACCAACAGTTGGCAACAGTTAGTTATGAAGAAACACATCGATTGCTACTTGTTTTAACATCGAAAATTCAAACGACCGGGGCCTGATTACCAATTACCAACTACCAACAATACACCAATGTATCCTTCAGCAACACCACGGCCGCCgccgccaccaccaccaccacaacCTCGGCCCACGACGATAGCGACTGGCATTCCGGTGAATAGTCCTGAAATGAATGAATATAATCCTCCAGGGCCTTGGTCCACTGGTCTCTGTTGTTGCTGGGAGGATATAAGCAGTTGTGAGTTGTTGGAATATGAGAATAGTACATTTTAATTGTTGTTGGAATAATGAAATAATTTTGGTTTGTAGGTTGCCTAACATGTTGGTGTCCATGTATAACTTTCGGAAGAATTGCAGAAATGGTTGATAGAGGTTCAACTCGTAAGTTTTAATTTGGAAATCTAATATTTAGACATATATTGAGATTGAGATTGAGATTGATAGGGAAATTGTGAAATGCAGCGTGTGGAGTGAGCGGAGGGCTGTATGGAATGATGATGTGTTGCATGGGATGCGCATGTTTATATTCATGCTTTTATCGACCAAAGTTGAGAGGACaatattttttgaaggaaaagcCATGCACAGATTGTTGTGTGCATTTTTGCTGTGAGCAATGTGCTTTGTGTCAAGAGTATAGAGAACTCAAGAACCGTGGCTTTAACATGTCTATAGGCTGGCATGGTAACATGGCAAGGAAGATACGCCTCGCACTATCACAGCCTCCTATAATTCAAAGAGGCATGACAAGATAATTGCAGACTATTTAACGGATGGattgtttttcttattattaCATGTTTCATTCTAGTGTTAATTAAAttgttgtttaattttttttttttttttaagaaattgttGTTTACATACGTGGTTGCTGAATTAATTTACTATAAGATCATAATATGATTGATTGAGTATATCATAATAGGTAAATTCTATGGCTACTTGTTGGAAAACAAAGTAGTCATACTTTGTTTTAGTATCCAATGGTATTTGAACAtgtgttaattaaaattatgttaattaaaattattaaaaaagtaacctgctatagcaggtaatatttaattataaaaattttaaaaattattaattacaaggtaaataatatatcagtccctatattttaatttaattactatttagttattatatgttaataatatactattcagtccttaattttagttcaattcaacagtttagtcccttaTAAAGGGACTAATCtgttcaataatttaaaaatttaagtgataaaactgttgatcaaaataaaaaaatcagaactaaacaataaataattaaaatacgagaactaaagaatatgttagatatttaaTATGGGgactgataaaataaaatatttacgtaaaattcataggttttacgtaaaactctattttcacaacgtttgttgattttttttctcctacaataaaaaaaggttacgtaaagttagtcaaactatacgtaaattatatctaaaaataaaagatttatgtaaagtttaaagattttacataaaactctaattttcacaaggtttgtcgattttttcttataaaataacaaggttacgtaaattacgTCCTACTTTACgtaatttatgtcaaaaaataaaagatttacgtaaaattcataggttttatgtaaaactctattttcacaaggtttgtgaatttttttttcctaaaataaaaagattacataaatttagtcaaactatacataaattatatctaaaaataaaagatttacgtaaagttcaaagtttttacgtaaaactctaattttcacaaggtttatagattttttctcctaaaataacaaggttacgtaaatttagtcaaaccttacgtaaattatgtctaaaaataaaagatttacgtaaaattaataggttttacgtaaaactctattttcacaaggtttgtgaattttttctcgtaaaataaaaaggtaacgTAAATTTAgtaaaactatacgtaaattatatctaaaaataaaagatttgcgTAAAGTTTAacggttttacgtaaaactctaattttcacaagatttgtagattttttctcctaaagtaaaagacttacgtaaatttagtcaaaccttaaataaattatgtctaaaaataaaagatttacgtaaaattcataggttttacataaaactctattttcacaaggtttgtgaatttttttctcctaaataaaaaaggttacgtaaatttagtcaaactatacgtaaattatatctaaaaataaaagatttacgtaaagttcaaaggttttacgtaaaactctaattttcacaaggtttgtggatttttcatcctataataacaaggttacgtaaattatgtacaactttatgtaatttatataaaaaaaaaagatttatgtaaaattcataggttttacggaaaactctactttcacaaggtttataaatttttttctcctaaataaaaaaggttacataattttagtcaaactatacgtaaattatatataaaaataaaatatttacgtaaagttcaaaggttttacgtaaaactccaattttcacaagctttgtagattttttctcctaaaataacaaggttacgtaaatttagtcaaaccttacgtaaattatgtcaaaaaataaaagatttacgtaaaattcataggttttacgtaaaactctattttcacaaggtttgtgaattttttttcttaaaataaaaggttacgtaaatttagccaaactatacgtaaattatatctaaaaataacagatttacataaagttcaaaggttttacgtaaaactctaattttcacaaggtttgtggatctTTCATCATAtaataacaaggttacataaattatgtcaaactttatataatttatgtcaaaaaaaaaaagatttacgtaaaattcatagattttatgtaaaactctactttcacaaggtttgtaaatttttttctcctaaataaaaaaggttacgtaaatttagtcaaactatacgtaaattatatctaaaataaaagatttacgtaaagttcaaaggttttacgtaaaactctaattttcacaaggtttgtggatttttttctcataaaataacaaggttacgtaaattatgtcctactttacgtaatttatgtcagaaaataaaagatttacgtaaaattcataggttttacgtaaactctattttcacaaagtTTGTGAATTTTTCATCCTAcaataaaagggttacgtaaatttagtgaagccctacgtaaattatgtctaaaaataaaagatttaggtaaagttcataggttttacgtaaaactctatttttacaaaatttgtggatttttcatcctataataacaagtttacgtaaattatgtctaactttgcgtaatttatgtcaaaaaattaaagatttacgtaaaattcataggttttacataaaactctattttcacaaggtttgtgaattttttctcctaaaataaaaaaagttatgtaaatttagtcaaactatacgtaaattatatctaaaaataaaagatttacataaagttcaaagattttacgtaaaactctaattttcacaaggtttgtcgATTTTTTCTCACaaaataataaggttacgtaaattatgtcctattacgtaatttatgtcaaaaaataaaagatttacgtaaaattcataggttttacgtaaaactctattttcacaatgtttgttaatttttttctcctaaaataaaaaggttacgtaaatttagtcaaactatatgtaaattatatctaaaaataaaagatttacgtaaagttcataGGTCTTACGTAAatctctattttcacaagatttgtggatttttcatGCTATAATAACaaagttacgtaaattatgtccaactttacgtaatttatgtcaaaaaattaaatatttacgtaaaattcataggtttacgtaaaactctattttcacaaggtttgtgaattttttctcctaaaataaaaaaaaagttatgtaaatttactcaaactatacgtaaattatatctaaaaataaaagatttacataaagttcaaagattttacgtaaaactataattttcacaaggtttatggattttttctcataaaataacaaggttacgtaaatttagtcaaaccttacgtaaattatgtctaaaaataaaatatttacgtaaagttcaaagtttttacgtaaaactctaattttcacaaggtttatagattttttctcctaaagtaaaagtgTTACATaattttagtcaaaccttacgtaaattatgtctaaaaataaaagatttacgtaaaattcataggtttttcGTAAAACTCTAtcttcacaaggtttgtgaatttttcatCCTAcaataaaagggttacgtaaatttagtgaaatcttacgtaaattatgtctaaaaataaaaaatttacgtaaagttcaaaggttttacgtaaaattataattttcacaaggtttgtggatttttcatcctaaaataataatgttacgtaaattatatccaactttacataatttatgtcaaaaaataaaagatttacgtaaaattcataggttttacgtaaaactctattttcacaagtttgtgaaattttttctcctaaataaaaaaggttgtgtaaatttagtcaaactatacgcaaattatatctaaaaataaaagatttacgtaaagttcaaaggttttacgtaaaactctaattttcataaggtttgtggatttttcatcctaaaataataaggttacgtaaattatgtccaactttacgtaatttatgtaaaaaaataaaagatttacgtaacattcataggttttacgtaaaactctattttcacaaggtttgtgaatttttttctcctaaataaaaaaggttgcgtaaatttagtcaaactatacgtaaattatatctaaaaataaaatatttacgt
The DNA window shown above is from Euphorbia lathyris chromosome 1, ddEupLath1.1, whole genome shotgun sequence and carries:
- the LOC136218233 gene encoding protein PLANT CADMIUM RESISTANCE 11-like — its product is MYPSATPRPPPPPPPPQPRPTTIATGIPVNSPEMNEYNPPGPWSTGLCCCWEDISSCCLTCWCPCITFGRIAEMVDRGSTPCGVSGGLYGMMMCCMGCACLYSCFYRPKLRGQYFLKEKPCTDCCVHFCCEQCALCQEYRELKNRGFNMSIGWHGNMARKIRLALSQPPIIQRGMTR